A single Muntiacus reevesi chromosome 9, mMunRee1.1, whole genome shotgun sequence DNA region contains:
- the TEX12 gene encoding testis-expressed protein 12, translating into MMASHLVKPDTRNCKRPRELEPQMPDSPQLSSLGKSDSSLSESSGLFYKDEALEKDLNDMSKEINLMLSTYAKILSERAAVDASYIDEIDGLFKEASTIENFLIQKRELLRQRLTVIANTLHR; encoded by the exons ATGATGGCAAGTCACCTTGTAAAACCTGATACTAGAAATTGCAAGAGACCAAGAGAGTTAGAG CCTCAAATGCCAGATAGTCCACAGCTGTCCTCTCTTGGAAAATCAGATTCTTCTTTGTCTGAAAGCTCTGGACTATTTTATAAAGATGAAGCCCTGGAGAAAGACTTGAATG atatgAGCAAGGAAATTAATCTAATGCTGTCAACATATGCAAAGATCTTAAG tGAGAGAGCAGCAGTAGATGCATCTTACATTGACGAGATAGATGGACTCTTCAAAGAAGCCAGTACTATTGAAAACTTTCTAATACAGAAAAGAGAGCTCCTGAGACAGAGGCTTACAGTGATTGCAAACACACTACACAGATAG